A genomic window from Pecten maximus chromosome 6, xPecMax1.1, whole genome shotgun sequence includes:
- the LOC117329892 gene encoding nudC domain-containing protein 2-like isoform X2 produces MANFDERSGIIPSITDWGQWWQTIEEVFVEITLPNGTSVKEIKCTIKPKHIKVEVKSKVIIEGTLFSVIHAEDSIWTFEDKKFLRICLVKGVATAKNCWRSLLMDSYVVDPFTFDQMEKKLTLQRFQLENPGLDFSGATLDGNYHGGGPELPS; encoded by the exons ATGGCCAATTTTGACGAGCGAAGTGGTATCATCCCCTCGATAACAGACTGGGGACAATGGTGGCAAACCATTGAAGAAGTTTTCGTTGAAATAACGTTACCCAATGGGACGTCTGTCAAAGAAATCAAATGTACAATCAAACCAAAACATATAAAAGTTGAAGTCAAGTCCAAAGTAATCATCGAG GGAACATTATTCTCGGTTATCCATGCTGAAGATTCTATTTGGACATTTG AGGACAAGAAGTTTTTGAGAATATGTCTAGTGAAAGGAGTAGCTACTGCAAAAAACTGCTGGAGATCCCTGTTAATGGACAGTTATGTTGTTGATCCGTTCACCTTTGATCAGATGGAAAAGAAACTGACACTGCAAAGATTTCAGTTAGAA aatCCAGGACTTGACTTCAGTGGAGCGACTCTGGATGGTAATTACCACGGAGGAGGTCCGGAGCTGCCATCCTAA
- the LOC117329892 gene encoding transcriptional adapter 2-alpha-like isoform X1: protein MDEEEIRMKLKCGGCKDMVLEPYIVCVDCRPAQVQLCLQCFSKGVEFGSHQSDHAYTILRNDFTLFENNWTASEETVLLETLSDCGYGNWSDAAQRLRTKNKEECKRHYNTSYINGPIPDLPQFRDWNQHVYPQPLVYKLCDDPPRFPDTSVVQQEMGGYMAARGDFNIEYDNFQELEIQSISFDEEEETDELEERLKLAVMDVYLHCLKQRGKRKMIVRKYGLINLSKVQASNRLYVHNITDLVDKLRVFVPLQSPIEYDKFIKGIHVEKELRLQIRRLQECRQNGIIRMRNTNIYKTLKKRRQATKAQTNLLSEILVHMNDNKACQTWLQRQVVLNTISKGVAAPLPMIPRRSAPPLDIIGLPGYDKLTDSEREMCAGIRLVPDAYLEFRAVMTAECAKAGSLKLSQARNMIKIDVNKTRRIYDFLLSEGHINKDPL, encoded by the coding sequence ATGGATGAGGAAGAAATCCGAATGAAGCTGAAGTGTGGCGGGTGTAAGGACATGGTGTTAGAGCCATATATTGTCTGTGTGGATTGTAGGCCTGCCCAGGTACAACTTTGTCTCCAGTGTTTCTCCAAAGGTGTAGAGTTTGGCTCACATCAAAGTGATCATGCTTATACAATCCTCAGAAATGATTTCACATTGTTTGAAAATAACTGGACAGCTTCAGAGGAAACAGTATTGTTGGAAACTTTATCAGATTGTGGTTATGGGAATTGGTCAGATGCAGCTCAGAGACTGCGAACCAAAAACAAGGAGGAATGTAAACGCCACTACAACACAAGTTACATCAACGGTCCTATACCTGACCTCCCACAGTTCCGGGACTGGAACCAACACGTTTATCCCCAACCTCTCGTCTATAAGTTGTGTGACGATCCACCGCGATTCCCCGATACCTCCGTAGTACAACAGGAGATGGGGGGATATATGGCGGCTCGTGGAGATTTTAACATTGAATATGACAATTTCCAGGAGTTGGAAATCCAGTCGATATCATTTGATGAAGAGGAGGAGACCGACGAGTTGGAGGAGAGACTGAAGTTGGCCGTGATGGATGTGTATCTACATTGTTTAAAACAGAGAGGAAAGCGGAAAATGATTGTAAGAAAATACGGTCTGATTAATCTGTCAAAAGTTCAGGCGAGCAACCGACTgtatgtccataacatcacagATCTGGTAGATAAGCTAAGAGTGTTTGTACCTCTTCAATCACCAATTGAATATGACAAGTTTATTAAGGGTATACATGTAGAGAAGGAATTACGTCTACAAATCAGACGGTTACAAGAATGTCGGCAAAATGGTATCATCCGCATGAGAAACACGAATATTTACAAGACCTTGAAGAAACGGCGCCAGGCAACAAAGGCACAAACCAATCTGCTGAGTGAAATTCTGGTGCACATGAATGATAACAAAGCTTGTCAGACTTGGTTACAGAGACAAGTCGTGTTGAACACCATATCTAAAGGTGTGGCTGCCCCCCTTCCCATGATTCCACGGCGCTCAGCACCACCTCTCGACATCATTGGTCTGCCAGGGTATGACAAACTGACGGACTCTGAGAGGGAGATGTGTGCCGGTATCAGACTTGTTCCCGACGCGTACCTAGAATTCCGAGCTGTAATGACAGCGGAGTGCGCTAAAGCTGGAAGCCTAAAACTTAGTCAGGCACGGAATATGATCAAGATTGATGTCAACAAAACAAGGAGAATTTACGACTTTTTGTTGTCTGAGGGTCATATCAACAAAGATCCACTATAA